The genome window CCCGTCATCGGTCGCCCTATCCAGCACAAGCACCGCGTCACCCCGACTGTCCATCACCTCCATGGTCGAAGGCAGCGCCAGCCGAAATTGTGGCCGCAGCTCGCGGTCGATGAGGAGCCACGTCGCGGTCGTGTCGACATCGGATGACGCGAGGCGAAGCCAGAAGTCGCCGTCGGCAGTCCCGACAGCCTGCTCCGCACAGGGTTGAGCGCGTCCGGAAGGCGTCCGCTCCATCGCCATTCGGACCTTACGGCGCGTTATGGAATCCGCCATGGCGTCGACGATGCGCGCGCGAGCGCGAGCAAGAGCGACGGGACGTGCCAGTTCGTGCTGCACGACGCGACGTTTCACCGGAATGTCGTGAGTTCGGTAAACCGTTACGCTGCAAGTCGCCGCATCTATGACGTGCAGCGCACTTCCAGCGCCAGCCGCTAATGCGCGATTCCCTAGGGGCAGCGGGAAAAACACGCCCAGTCGAGTGTCAAAGACCATCTGCGTTATTGACCACGTTCCCAGTAGCGACACGCTGCCATCGGAGGTGCGGACTGCGTAGACTCTCTGGTCGACCGTGTAGACGCCATCACCCGGCACCTCAGGCGGATCATTGACAAACAGAAGTGTTCGGTCCGACGCGCATGCGACAAGTTCACCACCGAGGACCCGCGGCGGCACCGCGATTATCGCGCGCAGTTCGAGTTGCGGAGTCACAAATGTCACGCGTCCGTTGGCAAAGTCCTGTGCAACAACCTCGGCCTCGCCGCAACGTCTGATACGATGCAGAGATCGGAACTCCCCTGGTCCATCGCCGGGCCTACCGAGCTCGCGTACCTTGCCGACGTCTGTGTCGATCGCGACCAAGGCCGCCGAGCCATACGAACCAGTCACAACCGTACTCCCACTCACGAGCACCGCTCCTACGGAAAGGGCCTCGCTGCCAACGCCCGTACCCTGCGCTGATGTGTCATTCCAAGACACGTACCAACGACGTTCAGTTACGTCGCCTGGTACCGGTGACGCACCGTAATCCGTCTTGTCAGCGTCAGCGCATGCGATCGCCAAGCCGCACGCTACGGTGAAGAACCACCGACTCGGTGGGCAGCGGTGCCACGCAAGTGGGGCGTGATGTGAAACCAAACGCCACTCCTACTGGAACGCTCGCCGATGCGTACCACCTCCACAGATCTGATTCGCTGCGAAGATACATGAGCCATCCGCACAGGCGTCGTTCGCGCGAAGGGTCGGCGTACCGTTCGCGGAGGGAGCAATTCGCATCGGCAGAAGGAGGCTGAGTCCCACCGCTGCCAGCCATAGGCCTTTGCTCATCGCTCTACTCCTTGCGTTACAGGGTTGACATTCCACAGCCGGTCGGGTGACACAGTATAGGCGGATAGAAGGGGAGTCAAGCAAACCCTGCTATGCAGCACTGCCTATAGCCCACTGCAACCGCCGGCGGGCTGCGCTACACTCCTGCGAGCCTGCCGCGACAGATCGCTTGGACCGTAGTAGCGTGCCGGACCGTCGAACTGGCGCCGCAACAGACCAACGATCTATTGTGTGCTCGCTGCGCTCGCACTATTCCCCTCGTTGGCAGTTGCGCTTGGACGTTGAGGCTGTAGGATAGGCCCCGTTCGAAGGCCGACGGTCGCGCGATGAGCGCTACAGCGATTGGCGGAGCGGATAGAGCAGGGCGTGGCGCCAACGCATGCGCCCCACGGTGCCTTCCCGGCGTCGGCGGGTGCGGCGCCCGCCCGTTAGGCGGCGTACCCTGCGTGGGCCAGCTTCTCGATGTTGTGGACCAGGCAGAACAACGTCCACTGCCCATCCACCTTCGCGCGGCCGCGCCGCGTGAAGCGCGCGAGCCCCTTGTTGTGGCGCAGGTTCGCGAAGACCGGCTCCACGGTCGCGAAGCGGCGGCCGTACTGCGCCCGGCCCTCCGCCGCGTCGATCCGGCGTTGCATCTGCCGGGTGTAGCTCTCCGGGCGCCCCAGCGCGGGGCCGTCGAAGAACATCACCTGCCGCGACGCCGTGCGGTCGGGCGTGCGCAGGCACCGCGCCCGATGCGTACAGGGCACGCAGTCGCGCTTGGCCCCCCGGAACTGCGTACCACGATAGCCCCGGATGACGAGGTTCTTCCCCTTCGATAGAGTGACTTTCCCGCGGGGCACACGCAGGTGCGCGCGACGGGATCGTAGGCGAAGTCCTGGGGCTGGTACAGCGGCAGGCGCGCCGGCGTCCGCGACTTGTCGTGCAGCGGGTTGGGGGCCCTGCTGATGGCGGGCCTGCGTCGCGAAGCGCTCGTCCCGCGCCCGCATCCCGTTGTCCGCAATCAACGCGGGACGGCCCTGCGCCGCGAGGGCGCGGAGGTTCGCTTCACTATGGTAGCCGGCATCCGCGGTGATCACCGTCGTGGCGATCGCGTGTGGGGCGAGGGCGGCGACCACGGGCAGCGGCAACACCTGCTCCGTTCCGGTGCCATGCGCCTGCGCGTCCACGATGATCTGCGCCCTCGCATCCACCGCCGCGACGGCCGTGTAGCCCTGCACGACGCCCTTGCCGGTGGCCATCTTCGCACTGTCTGGATCGGTGCGATTGCTGAGGCGCACGGCGCCTTGAGCGCTGCGCCGGTCGTCGGGATGCGCGGCGAGCCACGCCCGCAGCTGCGCCGCGTCGCGCTCAAGGCGCGCCAGGCGCTCGGCGTCCCGCGTCCGCCGTGACGGCGGGGGCCGTCCGGGGGGTCGGGCGGCCCGTCCTCCGTGGCGTCGATCGCCTGATGCCGGGTGAGCATGCGCGCCGCGGCGGCCTCCAGCTTCTCCGCCTGCCGCTCGAAGTGGGCGCGCTTGCCGCTGCGCCGCTTCGACGCATTGCTCGGGAGCTTCACCTCATCGATGGCGAACATCTCGCGGCCGATCAGTCCCTGCTGGTCGCAGACCGCCAAGACGGCGGCGAAGACGTGCGCGATGTCCGGGCCCTGGCCGCTGACGAACGCGGCGATCGTCGTGAAGTGCGGGGTGCGCGTTCCACAGAGGGCAATGAAGGTCACGTGGTCCTCGCACAGCCGGGCGATCGCCCGGCTTCTCACGATCCCGCGCGCGTAGGCGCAGAGCACCACCTTGAGCAGCACCGCCGGGGGATACGCGGGGGCGCCAGTCGTGTCGTTCCGGAAGCGGCCGTCGAAGCGCGACAGGCCGATGGCATGGTCGAGCAGGTGGTCGACCGCGTGCTCGAAGGTGCCGAGGAGGAGCTGGGCCGCCAGGTTTACCGGCAGCAGGCGCGGGTTGGTGTCGATCAGCTTGTAGCGGGCCATGGGCTCTCGACGGCAGCGGGGGATTGCCACAGATTCGCTGCCGAGGACACCCGCCGTGTCGCCCGAAGTTCCGTGTCCACAGCGCAGGCAGCGACGGGGTTTTCCTACAGCTTCGTTAGGCAGCCACTAGACGGATGCTGCTTAGCGGGCCCAGCTTTTGATTGGCGTGAGAGGGCGAGGCCCGATGCCACATGCCAGACTCGTCTGTGAGAATTGAACCGCCCCGGGTTTCGTGGAGGCTGGGTTAGTTGAGTCCTACCGCCCCGGAGTGGCGGGTGAGGGTCTCGTGATACATCGCCTCGAACTCCGCGGGGGGAACATAGCACAGCGGTTCCAGCAAGCGCTGCGTGTTGAACCACGCGACCCACGCGAGCGTCGCGAACTCCACGTCGTCAAAGCTGCGCCATGGGCCGCGCCGGCGGATGACCTCCGTCTTGTACCAGCCGATCACCGACTCGGCCAACGCGTTGTCGTACGCGTCGCCGACGCTCCCGACCGAGGGAGCCGACCCGGCCTCCGCCAGGCGCTCGGTGTAGCGCATGGAGACATATTGCGAGCCGCGGTCGGAGTGCACGACGAGTGCGCCCGGCGCGCCCTCGAGCACGCGGTCGTAGAGCGCCTGCTCGAGCGCATCGAGCACGAGCGCCGTCTTCATGGTGGTGTGCGCCCGCCAGCCGACGATCCGCCGCGAGAAGACATCGATGACGACCGCGACGTACACCATCCCGCGCCACGTGGCGACGTACGTGAAGTCCGCGACCCAGAGCTGGTTGGGGCGCTCGGCAACGAAGGCGCGCTGCACCAGATCGCGCGTGTCGTCCACGGTGGGATCCGGACGCGTCGGCTGCCCGCGGCGGCCCCGTACGACCCCCTGCAGCCCCTCCACGGCCATCAGACGGGCCACGGTGCAGCGTGCGACGGTGTGGCCGTCCCGCCGGAGCGCGTGCCAGACCTTCCGCACGCCGTACACGCCGTGATTGTCCTGCCACACGCGGCGGATCTGCTCGCGCCATACATCGTCGCGCTGCGCGCGCGCGGAACGCCGCGTCGGATCCTGCTGTCGTGCGCGATACGCCCGATAGCCCGACGGCGCGATCTCCAGCACTGCGCAGATCGGCGCGACGCCGTAGGTGTCCCGCTCCGCCTCGATGCACGCGTACATCGTCGCGTACGACGCGGCTACTTCGTCAGGCGGTCGAGCTCCGCCGCAGCGAAACACGCGCTCGCCTTGCGGAGGATCTCATTCGCGCGTTTCAGCTCGCGGTTCTCACGCTCCAGGGCCTGGAGCCGTTCCGTGTCCGCCCGCGTCCGCCCGCGTCGGACCGGGGCGCTCGCCGACCTCGCGCTCCCCTTCCCGCACCCAGCGGTGCAACGTCTCGCTCGTGCACCCCAGCTTCGGGGCCATCGCCTCAATCGCCGCCCACTGCGAGCGATGCTGCGCCGTCTGCTCCCGGACCAGCCGGATCGCGCGCTCGCGCCCCTCAGGACTGAACCGCTGTTGCCG of Gemmatimonadetes bacterium SCN 70-22 contains these proteins:
- a CDS encoding transposase; the encoded protein is MYACIEAERDTYGVAPICAVLEIAPSGYRAYRARQQDPTRRSARAQRDDVWREQIRRVWQDNHGVYGVRKVWHALRRDGHTVARCTVARLMAVEGLQGVVRGRRGQPTRPDPTVDDTRDLVQRAFVAERPNQLWVADFTYVATWRGMVYVAVVIDVFSRRIVGWRAHTTMKTALVLDALEQALYDRVLEGAPGALVVHSDRGSQYVSMRYTERLAEAGSAPSVGSVGDAYDNALAESVIGWYKTEVIRRRGPWRSFDDVEFATLAWVAWFNTQRLLEPLCYVPPAEFEAMYHETLTRHSGAVGLN